In a single window of the Pyrococcus sp. NA2 genome:
- the tenA gene encoding thiaminase II translates to MITEKLRKDADHIWKRIFEHPFVVELYSGSLPLEKFKFYVLQDFNYLVGLTRALSVIASKADYPLLSEIIELAREEIVVEMKNYEDLLKELDLTLEDAKNAEVTLVNSAYMDFMLSTAYRGTVVEGLTALLPCFWSYAEIAEYHREKLKNNPVKIYREWGEVYLSEEYLELVRRLREIIDSSNAEYERLKKIFLIGSKFELAFWEMAWRGGDVF, encoded by the coding sequence ATGATAACAGAGAAGTTAAGGAAAGATGCAGATCACATATGGAAGAGGATCTTTGAGCATCCTTTTGTTGTTGAACTGTATTCAGGAAGTTTACCACTCGAGAAGTTCAAGTTTTACGTTCTCCAGGATTTCAACTACCTCGTAGGATTAACGAGGGCACTGAGCGTAATAGCTTCTAAGGCAGATTATCCGTTATTATCTGAGATAATTGAGCTGGCCAGGGAAGAAATAGTCGTTGAGATGAAGAACTATGAGGATCTCCTTAAGGAGCTTGACCTGACACTTGAAGATGCAAAGAACGCTGAGGTTACATTAGTTAACTCGGCCTATATGGACTTCATGCTATCTACCGCGTATAGGGGAACGGTTGTAGAGGGACTCACGGCCTTGCTCCCATGTTTCTGGAGTTATGCGGAAATAGCTGAATACCACAGGGAGAAGTTGAAGAACAATCCAGTAAAAATCTACAGGGAGTGGGGAGAGGTTTATCTAAGCGAAGAGTATCTCGAGCTAGTAAGGAGGCTAAGGGAGATAATAGATTCTTCGAATGCCGAGTATGAAAGACTCAAGAAGATATTCTTAATTGGCAGTAAGTTTGAGTTGGCATTCTGGGAGATGGCCTGGAGGGGTGGAGATGTTTTCTGA
- a CDS encoding DUF257 family protein, which yields MIINEFLKNKKFGETVLVENYSSLGVEIMLTQILRYAIENKIPILVEDILDTFSVYVKHLKFIGVDIDFSNINVMKIGGSEEVGNIVSRLKLESDPSIYLSRYGEEFSRVMPEDNFIDMVFGFDRLFALDESSALTVEILNSLKQYTTRENRLAFYFVEGGIVENLRMNPLLVLEDLVTSVIRLTQEKGILTIELIKDPWSLESKIREIKLPLEDAF from the coding sequence ATGATAATAAATGAGTTTTTGAAGAACAAAAAGTTTGGAGAAACAGTGCTTGTTGAGAATTACTCCTCCCTGGGAGTAGAAATCATGTTGACACAAATTCTAAGGTATGCAATTGAAAATAAGATTCCGATACTTGTTGAAGACATTTTGGATACATTTTCAGTTTATGTAAAGCATCTCAAGTTCATAGGAGTTGATATTGACTTCTCCAACATAAATGTCATGAAGATTGGAGGAAGCGAAGAGGTTGGGAACATAGTATCTAGACTCAAACTGGAGAGCGATCCTTCGATATACCTCTCAAGATACGGGGAGGAGTTCTCGAGGGTAATGCCCGAAGACAATTTCATTGACATGGTCTTTGGTTTTGATAGGCTATTCGCTCTTGACGAGTCCTCAGCCCTTACAGTTGAAATATTAAATTCGCTTAAACAGTATACAACCAGGGAAAATAGGCTTGCCTTTTACTTTGTTGAAGGAGGAATCGTTGAAAACCTTAGAATGAATCCGTTACTCGTTTTAGAGGATCTTGTGACCTCCGTGATTAGGCTGACCCAAGAAAAGGGTATCCTAACAATAGAACTAATTAAGGATCCATGGTCATTGGAGTCTAAAATAAGGGAGATAAAGCTTCCTCTTGAAGATGCATTCTGA
- a CDS encoding DUF257 family protein, with product MWTFEKLVDEIRFGETVIMFYPGSSYVREFITVKLLEYSRNKGIKIVIDDNLDSLSIVQRNLKILGIEEDFKDVYVIKTGGKQDIGGKILRVGFHSDPRVYIQWYAEVAEELKEVERFINIVFGIEDLFRYLNSAHEIYSLILNLQRFLGNTKRKAFYLLNEDILDILPPHIKLELKRIATTVVRATQDFIVAHLDIEKSPNPGLVGKEITLELEGVK from the coding sequence ATGTGGACGTTTGAAAAACTAGTAGACGAAATAAGGTTTGGTGAGACTGTAATAATGTTTTACCCAGGTTCGTCATATGTAAGGGAGTTTATAACAGTAAAGTTGCTAGAGTACTCAAGGAACAAGGGTATTAAAATTGTGATAGATGACAACCTTGACAGTTTGTCAATAGTTCAGAGGAATCTAAAAATTCTAGGAATAGAAGAGGATTTCAAGGATGTCTATGTAATTAAAACTGGAGGAAAGCAAGATATTGGTGGAAAAATCCTAAGGGTAGGTTTTCACTCTGATCCAAGGGTTTACATCCAATGGTATGCAGAGGTTGCTGAGGAACTAAAGGAGGTTGAAAGGTTCATAAACATAGTTTTTGGAATTGAAGATCTTTTTAGATACTTAAATTCAGCACATGAAATATATTCCTTGATACTAAACCTCCAGAGGTTCTTAGGAAACACAAAGAGAAAGGCATTCTACCTCCTAAATGAAGACATACTCGACATCCTACCACCTCACATTAAATTGGAGCTAAAGAGGATAGCAACAACAGTTGTGAGGGCAACTCAAGATTTTATCGTGGCTCATTTGGACATAGAAAAGAGCCCAAATCCTGGGCTTGTGGGTAAGGAGATAACCCTTGAATTGGAGGGAGTGAAATGA
- the gcvT gene encoding glycine cleavage system aminomethyltransferase GcvT gives MAKRVHLFDWHKEHAKKIEEFAGWEMPIWYSSIKEEHLAVRNAVGMFDVSHMGEILFRGKDALKFLQYVTTNDVSKPPAISGIYTLVLNERGAIKDETLIFNLGNNEYLMICDADAFEKLYAWFTYLKKTIEQFTKLDLEIELKTYDIAMFAVQGPKARDLAMDLFGIDINEMWWFQARWVELDGIKMLLSRSGYTGENGFEVYIEDANPYHPDESKRGKPEKALHVWETILEAGKKYGIKPAGLGARDTLRLEAGYTLYGNETKELQLLSTDIDEVTPLQANLEFAIYWDKDFIGKEALLKQKERGLGRKIVHFKMVDKGIPREGYKVYANGELIGEVTSGTLSPLLNVGIGIAFVKEEYAKPGIEIEIDVRGARKKAVTVTPPFYDPKKYGLFRET, from the coding sequence ATGGCAAAGAGGGTTCACTTATTTGATTGGCACAAGGAACATGCAAAGAAGATTGAAGAGTTTGCTGGATGGGAAATGCCAATATGGTATTCCAGCATAAAAGAGGAGCATTTGGCAGTTAGAAACGCCGTTGGAATGTTCGATGTGTCCCACATGGGTGAAATACTATTTAGAGGAAAAGATGCCCTGAAGTTCCTTCAATACGTTACAACAAATGATGTTAGCAAGCCTCCAGCTATAAGCGGTATCTACACCCTAGTCCTTAACGAAAGAGGTGCGATAAAGGATGAGACGCTTATCTTTAACTTGGGAAATAACGAGTACCTAATGATATGTGACGCTGACGCCTTTGAGAAACTCTATGCCTGGTTCACCTACTTGAAGAAAACCATAGAGCAGTTCACGAAGCTCGACCTTGAGATTGAGCTTAAGACGTACGACATAGCGATGTTTGCAGTCCAGGGACCAAAGGCTAGAGATTTAGCAATGGATCTCTTTGGAATAGACATAAATGAGATGTGGTGGTTCCAGGCTAGATGGGTTGAGCTCGATGGAATAAAGATGCTTCTTTCGAGGAGTGGTTACACAGGCGAGAACGGATTCGAGGTCTACATTGAGGATGCAAATCCATACCATCCAGATGAGAGCAAGAGAGGGAAGCCAGAGAAGGCTCTTCACGTATGGGAGACCATCCTTGAGGCTGGAAAGAAGTACGGCATAAAGCCTGCTGGGTTGGGAGCTAGGGATACTCTAAGACTTGAAGCAGGTTACACTCTCTACGGTAACGAAACCAAGGAGCTCCAGCTCCTAAGCACTGACATAGATGAGGTAACTCCATTACAAGCTAACTTGGAGTTCGCAATTTACTGGGATAAGGACTTCATAGGAAAAGAGGCCCTGTTAAAGCAGAAGGAGAGAGGCCTTGGAAGGAAGATCGTTCACTTTAAGATGGTGGACAAGGGAATTCCAAGAGAAGGGTACAAAGTTTACGCCAATGGAGAACTTATCGGGGAGGTCACTAGTGGAACACTCTCACCACTCCTAAACGTCGGAATAGGAATTGCCTTTGTTAAAGAAGAGTATGCAAAGCCAGGAATCGAGATTGAAATAGATGTCAGGGGAGCAAGGAAGAAGGCGGTAACGGTTACGCCACCCTTCTATGATCCCAAGAAGTATGGGCTATTTAGGGAGACATAA